Genomic DNA from Halobaculum sp. CBA1158:
ACGAGGTCGATATCTCCGGTCCCTTCGGCGACGACTACTACGAGGGGGAGGCGCGCGCGGTCGTGATCGCTGGCGGTCCCGGCGTGGGTCCCGCCGTCGCCATCGCGGAGTCGGCACTCGACGCCGGCAACGAAGCGGCGGTGGTCTATCGGGACGACGCGCCCGCGCACGTCGAGCGACTCGAGGACGCTCGCGACCGCGGCGCGAGCGTGGTCGTCGCCGACGGCGACATCGCCGACGCGGTCGCGGACGCCGTCACCGGCGCGGACGGGGAGCAGGCGTTCGTGTACGGGTTCGCCGACTTCGTCGACGAGGCGGTCGCGGCGCTGGAGGAGGCGGGGTACGCCGGCGACGCGAAGATCGAGAACTTCGGGTAGCTCGCGCGGGCGACGGTCCCGTCAGACGAGGCTGCCGCCGTCGAACTCGGCGCGCGCGTACTCGACGTCCATCAGATCGAGGATCGTCGGCGCGATGTCGAGCAGGTCGGAGTCGGCGATCGACGCGTCCGGGTCGTCGACGAACAGGGTCGCGTTCTCGAAGCTGTGCATCCCGTTGCGCGGCCCAGTCGAGAAGACGCCGTCGTCGTGGGCCTTGAACTTCGCCTTCAGGTCGAAGCCGTGGTTCGGGATGATCACAAGATCCGGGGCGATGTCGTCGTGCTCGCCGCGGAACGCCTCCTCCTTCTCGACGACGCGCTGGGCGACGGGCGTGCCGTCGGGCCCTTCGAGCGCCTCGATCTCGGCTTTCAGCTCGTCGCGAACGTCGTCGTACTCGTCCTCGGGCACGGACCCGCGGGGCTCGCGCCCCTCGAGGTTGAGGTACAGCCGACCGGGGATGAGCGAGTAGGCGCGTGCGCCGTCCGCGATGTCGCCCAGTTCCTCGTGGTCGTCGTCATCGAAGGACAGCCACCCCTCCTCCTGGAGCCACCGGTTGATGTCGACCTCGTAGTCCTGCACCGTGAAGCCGTGGTCGGAGGCGACGACGAGCGTCACGTCCTCCGGGAGCATCTCGCGGATCTCGCCGACGTAGTCGTCGACCGTCTCGTAGAACTCCATGAACTCCTCGTAGTACTCGCCGTCGCGAGCGTAGTCCTCGAACAGGAAGTGGTTCACCCGGTCGGTCGTCATGAAGACGCCGAAGAACAGGTCCCAGTCGTCCTGTTCGATGTAGTGGGTGAACGCCTCGAAGCGCTTGTCGAGCGTCTCGTGGGAGACCTCCAGGAACTCCGATTTGTCGTCCTTGTGGCCGAGTTTGGCGTTCGTGTCGATCCGGTAGTCGATCGACTCCAGGTAGTCACGGAGGTCGTCGGGGTAGGCCGCCTTGTCGACGCCCGGCGAGAGGAACCCCGAGACCATGCGCTGGACGTTGCGCTGGGGCGGGAACGTCACGGGGACGTTCAGCACGGTCGCGTCGAGGCCCTCGTTCGCGACGCGGTCCCACAGCCGAGTCGCCTGCACGTCCCGCCCCATCGGGACGTACGTGTCGTAGCTGCCGACCTCTCGGTCCTGGAAGCCGTACACCCGCGTCTCGCCGGGGTTGACCCCAGTGGTGAGGGCGGGCCAGCAGGCCGACGACTCCGGCGGTACGATGGAGTCGATGGCCCCGGCCGACCCCTCCTCGGCGAGCGCGGCGAAGTTCGGGAATCGGTCCGGATGCTCTGCCAACAGCGAGTGCGGCACCCCGTCGATGCCGATGAAGGCGACGCGAGGCGTGTCGTCCCCGCGAAGCCGATCGAACAGTCCCATGGCCCTCCTTCCTCGTGGGCAGGTAAAGTAATTCAGGTTCTGACCGGAGCCGACGCGGCTCCGAGATTTCGGCAGGAACTGCCGGGAGTCGTCGCTCCGGTCTCAATCCGCGTCGACCCGGCCTCGAGCGACGGCGTCGCCGACGCGCTCGACGAGTTCGTCCAGTCCCTCCAGCCCCGCGCGCTTGGCGACCGCGTCGTGGACGGACCCCGCGTCGCGGACCGCCTCGGCGGTACACGAGAAGACGACGACCGGAACCTCCGGCGCGACCGTCCGCACCGCTTCCGCCACGTCGACGGCGTCAGTCCCCGGCGGACGGTGGTCGGTGACGACACAGTCGACGCGCTCGTCGACGGCGGACGCCACGCCGTCCGGCGACCGAACGCGCCGAACGGATACCCCCGACCGGCCCCGCGTCAGGTACGTCTCCACGAGCGAGGCGATCCCCTCGTCGCGCTCGACGTGAATAACTCGAAGGTCGTCCCGACCGGTCCCCCCGTCAGCTCCCGATGTCTCTCCGCCCATGCCATGTGATACCATTACCGTACACTCCATGGCTCGACCCGGCGGGATAACTGGTTCCCATCGTTTATCGGCGATCATACACGGGAATAGACAGGTTCGTGTGGTACAACCGGCGAATCCTCGGTGCATCGCCGGCCGCGTCGCCCTCGGACCGCGGTCGCGGCGCGGTCCCGATGAGAATTTGAGTGGTCGGACCCAAGCAACGACCGTGAGCGAGGACCCGACGGAGGGCGCGAGCGACGGCGTGCCGGAGCGACCGCCGGCGCTCGGGCTGCTGGAGACGCTGTCGGTGCGACGCAACGCCGTCGTCGGGGTCGCGGTCGGCGGCGGTCTCGGCGTCGCTGTGTACGTGGTGCGGGCGCTGGAACTTCTCGGTCCGGTCGGCGGCACCCGCGAGTACCCCGTGATCGGTGCCGACGGCTACTTCCTGCTGCTGGCGTTCGTGCTCGCGTCGGCGACGGCGCTGCTCGTGGCGACGCTGTTGACGGTCGCCGCCGCCGTGCGGGCGATCCGCGCGGCCCCGGAGTGAGCGGACCGGCGAGACGGAACGGGACGGCACGGGACGCGGCGATCCTACGTCCGGCTATTCCCGGTCGGCGTCGGGGAACAGCCGGTAGGAGGTTCGTCCCACGGCCACGTCCTTCGGCTCGCCGTCGGGATCGACGCTGGAGACGAGGGTGTCGGTATATCCCATCGACCCGCCCGCGCGCAGCACCTCCGCCTCGACGCGCAGGTCGTCGGTGGCGGGGCGGAGGTACGTGACGTTGAGGTCTGTCGTCGCCAGCGACCCGGTCGTCGGGTCGTCGAACGTCGACCGCAGTGCGAATCCGGAGGCCGTGTCGACCAGCGTGGCGGCGATGCCGCCGTGAACCGAGCCGACCGGAGAGCCGGGGTTGACGAGCTTCTCGTCGTACGGGACGGACATGACGATCCGGCCGCGCTCCAGGTCCTCGACGGTCAGGTCGAGCCACGAGAGGAAGCCGTGGCTCTCGATGAACGCCTGCAGGAGGTCGACGTGGTCCGGAGAGATCGGGCCGGAATCGCGGTCAAGGTCGTCGCTCATGGCGAGGGACGCGCCTGCGGCGCACTTGACGATTCGGTTCCGACTTCGTCGTCCGGGTCGTCCGGGTCGTCCGGGTCGGTCGTGTCGGCTTCCGGTCGGATCGACTCCCGGTCAGGTTGCCGACCGATCGTCGTCGCGATCCGCGTCGCCGGCGTCGGTGTCGCGGTTGGCATCGGTGTCGCGGTCGGCGTCTGAGGTGGAATCGCCGCCACGAGCGCCGGGGGTTCCGGGTTCGGCGACGCCCGCGGCGGCGGCCTCGGCCGGACTCCGATTGCCGCCCTCACCGAAGCCGGCAGAGAGGATCCGGGTGAGCGCCTCCTCGACCTTCTCGTCGACCTCCTCGATGTCGTCGGGGTCGACCTCCATCACGAAGCCGGTGGTGATGTTCGGCGCGGTCGGCATGAACACGACCTCGCGGCCGTCGGCGGTCGTCTGTCCGGTCTTGAACGCCGTCATGCGCATCCCGTTCCACGGCTCCAGTTTCACCGGCGTCTGGAGGTCGTCGGTGCCGGTGAGGGCGGTCTCGACCGCCAGCTTCGAGGCGTTGTAGATGACGCGCAGCCCCGGGACGCGGTTGATCGCGTTGTCGATCACTCCCTCCGCGAGGCGGCCGGACGTCGTCCGCATCAGATAGCCCGCGGAGAACACCAACAGGACGAACACGACCAGCGCGACGAGCACCTCGGCGAAGCCGTACAGCGGCGCGGCGTACTCGTTGAGGGGTGCGAGTCTCGACCCCGGCGCGAACACGCCGCCCTCGGGCGGGGTGATCGTCGGAACGAACGGCAGCGTCGCCAGCAGGTTGTACAGCCAGTTCGCGACGAAGAGGATGACGAGGAGCGGGGTGACGACGACGAGGCCGCTCGCGAAGTCGCGCTTCCACGTGGACATTCGGTGGTCGAGTAGTCGTGGACGCCCCGGGCATATCAGCCCTTCTACACGGGAGGGTCACCCCCGAACTCGGGCTGGGACGCGGCCGGGTGGTCGTCCGTCGAGGGCGACGGACTCGGATGTCGGTGACGCCGGGATCAGACGCCGAGAACCGCCCGCACGGCGAACAGCGCGTTCTCCTTGCGCTCGCGAACGCGCCGGTAGAAGTACGACAGCCACCTGTCGCCGTAGGGGGCGTACTGCCACACCTCGACGCCGTCGGCGGCGAGGCGTCGCTGTTCGTCGTCGCGCACGCCCATGAGCATCTGGACCTCGTAGTCGGCCCCGTGCTCGGCGTGCAGCTCCTCGGCCAGCGAGATCATCGCGGGGTCGTGGCTGCCGACGGCGATGCCGTCGTCGCGCTCCTTGAACAGGAACTCGAGGTCCTCGCGGTACGCCTCGTTCACGTCCGCCTTGTCGGTGTAGGCGATCGACTCGGGCTCGTCGTACGCTCCCTTCACCAGGCGGATCCGCCCCGGCACGTCGACGAGGCGGTCGAGGTCGCCGCGGGTCCGCCGGAGGTTCGCCTGCACGCACAGGCCGACGCCGCCGTCGAACTCCCGCGCCAGCGCCTCGAAGGCGTCGAGCGTCGCGTCGGTGGTGTCGGCGTCCTCCATGTCACACCAGACGAACACGCCGTGCTCGTCGCCGGCGGCGACGACGCGACGGAAGTTCTCGCGGAAGACGTCGTCGCCGATGTCGATGCCCAGTTGGGAGGGCTTCACCGAGACGCAGGCGTCGAGGTCCGTGTCCCCGATGTCGCGTATCAACGAGACGTACGCGTCGGCGTCGGTCTCGGCCTCGGCGCGGTCGTGGTAGTGTTCTCCCAGGAGGTTGAGGATGACGTTCACGCCGTCCTCGTTCGTCCGCCGGACGTGCTCGAACGCCGCGGCGGGGGTCTCCCCGGCGACGAACCGACCGGCGATTGGCGGGATCATGTCTCTGGCAACGCTTGCCGGTCGCCCGTCTTGAGTCTTGATAGATCGTGATCGGGGGACGCGGGCCCGGCGTCTGTCGTCCGTTGTCGGCCGTCCATCGTCGGCTGTCCGCCACCCGCCACCCGTCGTCCGCCGTCTTCCGTCTCCCGTCCCCCGTCTCCCATTCCCCGTCCCCCGTCCGGCCTTCGGCGACGGCGTCGCCGCCGCGGATCCCACGGACTTAACACCGAACGCGGGGGAGTCGTCAGAACATGGCCGGACTCGTGGGGACCGTCGCGGTCGCGCTGTGGGCGATGCTGCCGGCGTACGTGCCGAACAACGCCGCGGTGTTGGCCGGCGGCAGCGCGCCGATCGACGGCGGACGGACGTGGGACGGACGGCGCGTGCTCGGCGACGGGAAGACCTGGCGTGGGACCGCCGTCGGCACAGCCGTCGGCGTCGCGCTCGCGTTCGGACTGAACGCCGTCTCGGCTCCGGCCGGCGCGCTCCTCGGCGTCGCGCTCCCGACGTTCCCGCCGCTCGCGGCCCTGGGGTTAGCGCTCGGCGCGATGCTCGGCGACGTCGGCGCGTCGTTCCTCAAGCGGCGCTCGGGTCGCGAGCGCGGCGCGTCGTTCCCCGTGCTCGACCAGCTCGACTTCGTGGCCGGCGCGCTGGGGCTGGCGCTCGTGCTCGCCTCGGACTGGGTGCTCGCGACGTTCTCCGCGCCGGTGTTGATCGTCGTGGTCGTCGCGACGCCGGCGCTGCATCTCGTGACGAACGGGATCGCCTACCTGCTGGGCCTCAAAAACGAACCCTGGTAGCCGGCGGTCGACTCGGTGACCCGATCGTCGCCGCCGATCTCACCGGCATCTCACCGGCGACCACTACCGACGACTGACGACCGGCGACTGACAATCGACGACTGACGACCGGCAATCGATACCCGTGACGGGCGACGCAGAGAATCGTCCGTGAGAATCAGGGCGACGGGGTTTTGTCCGACGCCCGCGCCGTGACCGACATGAACGAACCGGACGCCGCGGAGGTCGACGACCTCCCCGACGGGGAGCGGGAGGAGGACGACCGGCTCTCCCCCCGCGAGCACGTCCGGACGGTGTTCCCGACGATCGCGTTGGGGTTCATGCTGCTCGCGGCCGCCAGCGTCGCCGGGATCGGCGGCGTCGTCGCGACGGGACTCGGCGGCGAGCCGATCGAACGGCCCGATCGGCTCACCTTCTCTGTCGAGACCGGCGGCAACGACACCGCCATCGTGGTCTCGCATCCCGACGGCGCGGTCCCCTCCGAGGACCGCGTCGTCGTCGTCGACGAGGCCGGCACGCGGGTCCCGTGGAGCGACCTCAGCACGGCCGAGGGCGAGGCGCGGATCACCGGTCGGAGCGCGCTGGCGTGTCCCGCCCAGGGGTCGACCTACCGGGTCGTCTTCGAGGGTCGCGCGGCCGACCACACCGTCGACGCGTACGAGGTGGACGCGCCCATTCCCGCCAGCGTCGTCGAGCGCTGTGAGGCGGCGAACTGAGCAGACGCCGGCCGTCGATCGATCGGCGGCGGCCCCGATCGGGTCGTCCACGGACCGATAGCCTTTCGCGCCGGCGCGCGCCTCCTCCGAGCATGAGCGACAGCAGCGACGGACGCGGCGCGGGACCGGACGAGGGGGAGCAGGCGGCGCTGATCGACGCGCTGCGCGCGGCCGACGCCGTGCTGTTCGGGGAGTTCGAACTCTCACACGGGGGCACCAGCGACTACTACGTGGACAAGTACCGGTTCGAGACCGACCCCGACTGCCTCGGTCGGATCGCCGCCGCCTACGCCGACCGCGTCGGCGACGCGAAACTCGCGGGCGTGGCGCTTGGCGCGGTCCCACTGGTGGCGGCCACGAGCGTCGAGACCGGATCGCCGTACGTCATCGTCCGGAAGGCCGCCAAGGAGTACGGCACCGGCAACCGGATCGAGGGCGAACTGACAGAGGGCGAGGAGGTCGTCGTGCTCGAGGACATTGCCACCACGGGGCAGTCCGCCCTCGACGCCGTCGAGGCGCTCCGCGAGGCGGGCGCGGTCGTGAACCGAGTGCTCGTCGTCGTCGACCGCGAAGAGGGGGCGGCCGACCTGCTCGCCGACCACGACGTGGAACTGGAGTCGCTGCTCACGGCGTCGCGCCTGCTCGCGGACCGCTAGACGGCCGCCGATCCCCCTCAGTCGAGGTCGTCGCCGAGGCGTCGCCGGATCGGCGCGCCGACACGTCGGACGCTCGGCGCGTTCGATTGTGAGACACACTTACACAGGTCTGCGTGTTCGGACCGATCTACGATCCGAAGTGTTCATAGTTGCACGAACGAGCATAGCTGCATGAACAGGGCCGAGAAGGCCGCCCTCCAGTTACAGGCGGTCGCCGTGTTGCGGACGCTGAAGGAGACGCGAACGTACGACGAACTCGCCGAGGTGACCGGCCTGCCCGCGGGCGACCTGAACCGCTACGTCAACGGCCACGTCCTCCCCGGGGCCGAACGCGCCCGGGAGGTCGTCGGTGGGATCGGCCGCGAGACGCTGGCCGACGAACTGGAGGCGCGGATCGGCTTCGACGACGAGGGCTACGTCGACAACTCCGGCGTCGTCTTCGACCAGCCGTTTCTCGACCTGGTCGCGCCGGTGGCGGCCGAGTCGTTCGACTTCGAGACGCCGGACGTGGTCCTCACCGCCGCGACCGATGGAATCACCCTCGGGGCGGCGATGGCGAGCCACTTCGACGCGGGCCTCGCGTACGCGAAGAAGTCGAAAGAGACGGCCGTCGAGGAGTTCATCGAGTCGCGCCAGCGCCTCGCCTCCGGGATCGAGTTGACGTACTACCTCCCCGCGGGAGCGATCGACGCCGGCGAGTCCGTGCTCGTCGTCGACGACCTGATCCGCTCGGGCGAGACCCAGGAGCTCCTGCTCGATATCGCCCTCCAGGCGGACGCCGAAGTCACCGGCGTGTTCGCGCTCATCGCCGTCGGCGACGAGGGAACCGACCGCGCCGCGGAGATCACCGACGCGCCGGTGGGCGCGCTCACGCGGTTCGAGTAGAGCGTCGTCGAGCGAAGCGAGACGACGGAGAGGAACGGGGAGCGAAGCGACCCGTGGATAAGAGCGTCGTCGAGCGAAGCGAGCGCGAGAGGCGGGGCGAACGCCGCGGTCTCACGCGCCGGCTCGGCCGCTGGAGGCCGGCAAAGATCCGACGTGAGCGGAACAACAGATATTCTCGTTCTTGCATATCTATCGGTACGAAAGCCGAACGCTTAAACCAGAAATGCACAACCCTGGGACATGGGGCTGCAACAGCAGTTGGCAGCGTTCTTCGAGTTCGAGGAACTCGGGACGGATCTCCGGACCGAGGTCGTCGCTGGCGTGACGACGTTCCTCACGATGAGCTACATCGTGATCGTCAATCCGAGCATCCTCGCGGTAGCGATCGCGAACGGACCGGGGCCCGATATCGGCCGGTCGATCCCGGAGCTCCAGCAGATGCTCGCGGTCGTGACCCTCATCTCGGCGGCCGTCGCGACGCTGGTGATGGCGCTGTACGCGAAACGGCCGTTCGGACAGGCCCCGGGCCTGGGACTGAACGCCTTCTTCGCGTTCACCGTCGTCCTCGGACTGGGCATCCCGTGGAACACGGCGCTCGCGGCGGTCGTCGTCGAGGGCGTCGTGTTCGTGCTGCTCACCGCCGCAGGTGCGCGCGAATACGTGATCAAACTGTTTCCCCAGCCGGTGAAGCTGGCCGTCGGGGGCGGCATCGGGCTGTTCCTCGCTATCATCGGGCTGGAGGCGATGCGGGTCGTGGCCTCCGACCCGGAGACGTACCTCCAGTTCTCGCCGGTGTTCGCGCAAGACCCCGTGGCGATCCTCTCGGTCGTCGGGCTGTTCCTCACGTTCATGCTGTACGCGCGAGGGGTCCCGGGCAGCATCGTCATCGGCATCCTCGGAACGAGCCTGCTCGGCTGGGCGGCGGCCGCCGCCGGCTACACCGCGTACACGGTTCCCGACGACGCCGGCTACGTGATCGCGGACGCCTCGCTGTCGCCGGCGCTCGACACGCTGACGTACTCGGCGGCGGGCTACGACATCACGCCGCTGGTGGGTGCGTTCATCGGCGGCCTGGCCAACGTCGACGCGTTCGCGTTCGCGCTGATCGTGTTCACGTTCTTCTTCGTCGACTTCTTCGACACCGCCGGCACGCTCGTCGGCGTCTCGCAGGTCGCCGGCTTCCTCGACGAGGACGGCAACCTCCCCGACATCGACCGGCCGCTGATGGCCGACGCGATCGGTACCACGGTCGGCGGGATCCTCGGCACCTCGACGGTGACGACGTACATCGAGTCCGCCGCGGGCGTCGAGGAGGGCGGCCGTTCCGGGATGACCGCCCTCGTCATCGCGGTGCTGTTCCTGCTCTCGCTGGCGGTCGTCCCCCTGGCGGCGGCGGTGCCGATCTGGGCGAGCCACATCGCGCTGGTCGCCGTCGCCGTGTTGATGCTGCGGAACCTCGTCGATATCGACTGGGCGGACTACACCAACGCGGTTCCCGCCGGACTGACGATCCTCGTGATGCCGTTCACCTACTCCATCGCCTACGGCATCGCCGCGGGCATCGTCTCGTACCCGCTCGTGAAGGCCGCCGCCGGCGACACCGACGACATCCGGGCGGGTCATTGGGTGCTCGCGGGCGCGTTCGTGCTGTACTTCTTCGTCCGCACCGGGGGCGTCCTCGGCGGCGCGCTCTGAGGCGCGACGCTTCCCCGCACCCGGGGGTCGATCGCACCCGTCGAGCGTCCGACACGCGACGACGGAGCACAAGAGTTTCCACCCCGCACCGCTCCGTACGGTGTATGGCGACTTCTCTCCCCGTCTCCCGGCGGACGGCCGCGCGGGCGCTGGTCGCGCTCGTCGTGTTGGGGCTGTTCGCCCCCGCGGCCGTCCAGGCCCTCGTCCCGAGCGATACGGGCACGCCCGGGACCGTCGGACTCGAGGCGGGCACCGTCGAGGAGGAGGCGAACGGCTCCACCGTCGTCGCGATCCAGGGGTTCCACTTCCAGGGCCAGGGGAACCAGAAGAAGCCCGCCCGCCTCGTCCAGGTGCGACCGGACGGTTCGACCGACTGGGTGTACGACGGCTCGAACCAGGACGCGTTCTGGTTCTACGACGTGGACCCGCTCGAGAACGGAAACCTGCTCGTCGTCGGCACCAACCCCGACGGCACCACGGTCGCCGAACTCGACCGCGAGACCCGAGAGCCGGTCTGGACCGAGCGGTTCGACTTCACCGACACGCACGACGTGGCGATGCTCCCGAACGGCGACCTGCTGATCGCCAACATGCGCAACTGGAACGAGTCTGCCCAGCGCTCGGACGACCGCATCCTCGTGTACAATCGCTCGACCGACCAGATCGACTGGGAGTGGAAGTTCCGGAACCACTACCCGAACTCGACGGACGGCGGCTTCAGCGAGGACTGGACCCACGTGAACGACGTGGACCGTATCGCGGAGGACCAGTACCTCGTCTCCCCGCGTAACTTCGACCAGGCGATCGTCGTGAACCGATCGACTAACGAGATCGACTACCGCCTCGGTGAGGACGGCGACCACGACACCCTACACGAGCAGCACAACCCCGACTGGCTCGTGAGCGAGGACGGCAACCCGACGATGCTCGTGGCCGACTCCGAGAACGACCGCGTCGTCGAGTACGAGCGCCGCGACGGCGAGTGGGTCGAGGTCTGGGAGGTCGGCACCGGACAGCTCGACTGGCCGCGCGACGCCGACCGCCTCCCCAACGGCAACACGCTCATCACCGACTCGCTCAACCACCGCGTGATCGAGGTGACGCCGCGCGGCGAGATCGTCTGGGAGTACTACGCCACCTGGGGGCCGTACGACGCCGAACGCATCGGCACCGGCGCGGAGTCGAACGGGCCGACGATGGCCGACCAGGGCGTGAGCGGTAGCTACCAGATCTACGGGTCCGCGGGCCTCATCGAAGGGACCGGCGACACGCTGACGTTCGCCGCGGCCGTCCAGAACACCTTCGCCGGGACCGTACTGGCCGATCCCGCCCAGGGCTTCGCGACCACGTGGTCGGGCGTCGTCCCGTGGATCCGCCCGGTGTGGATGGGTTCGTGGGCCTTCGCCGGCGCGGTCGGCGGACTGCTCGTGCTCGTCGGCTGGGGGGTCGCCGAGGCGGTCGCCGCGCGCGACCGGATCAGACGCGGCGTCCGTCGGGCGGTCCGCGAGGTCCGGACACGCCGAGGCGAGAGCTGATCGCGCCGGTCCCGCGGGCGGTCCTGTCGACCGGTCGCGCTCGGCGGTCGCGTCGTTCCATCCCCCGATATCTCCGCTCTGTCCAGTCGTTCCACGACGAACTCCCCGCGCCTCGATCCACGACACATTCCGCAAACACCTTATAGCGACGTGGGTTACTCCGTGACGACGAGTACCCATGCCGAGACCCGAAGTTCTCGAACGCGTGAAGGAGGCCGAAGCCGATGCCGAAGAGATCGTCGCCGAGGCGGAGGCCGACCGCGAGGCGCGGATCTCGGAGGCGCGGTCGGAGGCCGACGAGATCGTCGCCGAGGCCGAAGCCGAGGCCGATCGCATCGAGGAAGAGCGCCTCGAGGAAGCGCGCGAGGAGATCGAGGAGAAGCGTGAGGAAATCATCGCGGCGGGCCGCCGCGAGCGGACAGAACTCGTCGACGAGGCGAGCGACCGGGTAGAGGAGGTCGTCGAGTTCGCGGTCGAACGGTTCGAGGAGGCGGTACATGCTCAGGCCTGAGCGGATGAGCAAGGTGTCGGTCACCGGGGCCGACGCCTACTTGGACGAGGTCGTCGAGACCGTCCACGAGATGAACCTCCTGCACGTCACCGACTACGGTGGCGGCTGGGAGGGGTTCGAGCAGGGCAGTCCCCGGTCGGGCGCGGAGGGCGCGGCCGAGAAACTGGTCACCGTCCGGTCGCTCAAGTCGATCCTCGGCGTCGAGGACGACGACGCGGGGCCGGCCCGCGTGCTCGACGACGACGAACTGGCGGCGGAACTGGAGGAGCTTCGCGAGGACGTCAACGCGCTGGACGACCGGCGCGACGACCTCCGGTCGCGGCTCCGCTCGATCGAAGAGCGTATCGAGGCCGTCGAGCCGTTCGCCGATCTCGGGATCGACCTCGACCTGCTGCAGGGGTACGACTCCGTGCAGGTCGCCGTCGGTCGAGGCGACCGCGAGGCCGTCGAGCGCGCCGTCCTCGACGCCGGCGGGCTGGCCGAGTACGAGGTGTTCGGCGACGACGTGCTGGCCGTGTTCGCGCGTCCCGAGGGCGACGACGCCGACGCGCTCGAGGACGCGCTGGTGAGCGCCGAGTTCGCCGGCCTCGACGTCCCCGACGTCGAGGGCGACAACGTCTCGCCGGAGGTGTACGTCAGCGAACTCGAGAAGGACCGCGAGGAGATCGAACGCGAACTCGACGAGGTCGAGACCGAGATCGAGGCCCATCGCGAGGACGCCGCGGGATTCCTCCTGGCGGCCGAGGAGACGCTGACGGTGGACGTGCAGAAGGCGCAGGCTCCCCTCTCGTTTGCGACGACGCGCAACGCGTTCGTCGCCGAGGGGTGGATCCCGACCGAGCGATACACCGAGTTCAACTCGGCCGTGCAGGACGCCGTCGGCAGCCACGTGGAGGTCGAAGAGCTCGAACGGGCCGCTTTCGGTGCCGACGGTGACGTACAGGTCCGCGAGGACGTCCCGCCGTCCGTCGAGGACACGGGCCCCGAGAACGGGGACGACGCCGACGCCGCAGGCGACGACGATGGCGCGACCGAGCGCCAGCGGGCCGTCGCCGACGGCTCCGGCGGCTCGGTCGTCATGCGAAACGACGACCCGCCCGTGGTGCAGGACAACCCCGGCATCGTCTCGCCGTTCGAGGTGCTCGTTCGGGCGGTCGGTCGCCCGAACTACCGCGAGTTCGACCCGTCGGTGATCCTGTTTCTCACCTTCCCGGCGTTCTTCGGGTTCATGATCGGTGACCTCGGGTACGGGATCCTCTACACGGCAATCGGCTACTTCCTGTACTCGAACTTCGACTCGAAGGCGTTCAAATCGATGGGCGGCGTCACCATCGCGGCCGGTATCTTCACCGCGATCTTCGGCGTCTTCTACGGCGAGTTCTTCGGCTTGCACGTCATCTCGACGTACTTCTGGGAGGGCGCGATCGGCCTCTCCAGCGCCCCGATTCACAAGGGGCTGCAGCCCGCCGACATCTACTGGGCGCAGGCGTGGCTGGTGATATCGACCATCGTCGCGCTGATCCACCTGAACGTCGGCTACGTCTTCGGGTTCCTCGAGGAACTGGAGTTCCACGGGGCGAAGGCGGCGATCACCGAGAAGGGCTCGTGGATCCTGGGCATGAACGGCCTCTGGCTGTTCGTGTTCAGCCGGCTGTACGCCGGCAAGAAGCCCGCGTTCATCTTCA
This window encodes:
- a CDS encoding V-type ATP synthase subunit I, with protein sequence MLRPERMSKVSVTGADAYLDEVVETVHEMNLLHVTDYGGGWEGFEQGSPRSGAEGAAEKLVTVRSLKSILGVEDDDAGPARVLDDDELAAELEELREDVNALDDRRDDLRSRLRSIEERIEAVEPFADLGIDLDLLQGYDSVQVAVGRGDREAVERAVLDAGGLAEYEVFGDDVLAVFARPEGDDADALEDALVSAEFAGLDVPDVEGDNVSPEVYVSELEKDREEIERELDEVETEIEAHREDAAGFLLAAEETLTVDVQKAQAPLSFATTRNAFVAEGWIPTERYTEFNSAVQDAVGSHVEVEELERAAFGADGDVQVREDVPPSVEDTGPENGDDADAAGDDDGATERQRAVADGSGGSVVMRNDDPPVVQDNPGIVSPFEVLVRAVGRPNYREFDPSVILFLTFPAFFGFMIGDLGYGILYTAIGYFLYSNFDSKAFKSMGGVTIAAGIFTAIFGVFYGEFFGLHVISTYFWEGAIGLSSAPIHKGLQPADIYWAQAWLVISTIVALIHLNVGYVFGFLEELEFHGAKAAITEKGSWILGMNGLWLFVFSRLYAGKKPAFIFTVFDGSGAAPEASGEFASTAFALGFNGFSPALGVLGLGLFLLGAVLLVVGAPAEILEIFDVLVNVLSYTRIAAVLLAKAGMAFVVNLLFFGAYETPDGEFHFLLEYGPSQAPEAATIMFPGLVHGSIAAVVGGLLILVVGHLLVLALGVTSAGLQAVRLEYYEFFSKFFDGGGTEYEPFGHERRFTAEE
- a CDS encoding NCS2 family permease, translated to MGLQQQLAAFFEFEELGTDLRTEVVAGVTTFLTMSYIVIVNPSILAVAIANGPGPDIGRSIPELQQMLAVVTLISAAVATLVMALYAKRPFGQAPGLGLNAFFAFTVVLGLGIPWNTALAAVVVEGVVFVLLTAAGAREYVIKLFPQPVKLAVGGGIGLFLAIIGLEAMRVVASDPETYLQFSPVFAQDPVAILSVVGLFLTFMLYARGVPGSIVIGILGTSLLGWAAAAAGYTAYTVPDDAGYVIADASLSPALDTLTYSAAGYDITPLVGAFIGGLANVDAFAFALIVFTFFFVDFFDTAGTLVGVSQVAGFLDEDGNLPDIDRPLMADAIGTTVGGILGTSTVTTYIESAAGVEEGGRSGMTALVIAVLFLLSLAVVPLAAAVPIWASHIALVAVAVLMLRNLVDIDWADYTNAVPAGLTILVMPFTYSIAYGIAAGIVSYPLVKAAAGDTDDIRAGHWVLAGAFVLYFFVRTGGVLGGAL
- the ahaH gene encoding ATP synthase archaeal subunit H encodes the protein MPRPEVLERVKEAEADAEEIVAEAEADREARISEARSEADEIVAEAEAEADRIEEERLEEAREEIEEKREEIIAAGRRERTELVDEASDRVEEVVEFAVERFEEAVHAQA
- a CDS encoding aryl-sulfate sulfotransferase: MATSLPVSRRTAARALVALVVLGLFAPAAVQALVPSDTGTPGTVGLEAGTVEEEANGSTVVAIQGFHFQGQGNQKKPARLVQVRPDGSTDWVYDGSNQDAFWFYDVDPLENGNLLVVGTNPDGTTVAELDRETREPVWTERFDFTDTHDVAMLPNGDLLIANMRNWNESAQRSDDRILVYNRSTDQIDWEWKFRNHYPNSTDGGFSEDWTHVNDVDRIAEDQYLVSPRNFDQAIVVNRSTNEIDYRLGEDGDHDTLHEQHNPDWLVSEDGNPTMLVADSENDRVVEYERRDGEWVEVWEVGTGQLDWPRDADRLPNGNTLITDSLNHRVIEVTPRGEIVWEYYATWGPYDAERIGTGAESNGPTMADQGVSGSYQIYGSAGLIEGTGDTLTFAAAVQNTFAGTVLADPAQGFATTWSGVVPWIRPVWMGSWAFAGAVGGLLVLVGWGVAEAVAARDRIRRGVRRAVREVRTRRGES